In Vespula vulgaris chromosome 7, iyVesVulg1.1, whole genome shotgun sequence, a single window of DNA contains:
- the LOC127065442 gene encoding replication factor C subunit 5 isoform X4 — MTSDNETTTNLPWVEKYRPKKLEELISHEEILKTIKKFIDENQLPHLLLYGPPGTGKTSTILACAKTLYKPAQFNSMVLEMNASDDRGIGIVRGQILNFASTGTMYRSGFKLIILDEADAMTNDAQNALRRIIEKYTENVRFCIICNYLGKIIPALQSRCTKFRFGPLQSEQILPRLNEVIEQENLKVTDDGKQALMTLCGGDMRKVLNILQSTWLAFGSVTEETVYSCVGHPLPVDIKNIANWLLNESYELSYCNLKIKKGLALQDILTELHLFVHKNYILINLVIKMAEIEKRVAVGCSEAVQLNALVAAFHQAREIDF, encoded by the exons ATGACTTCTGATAATGAAACGACTACGAATTTACCATG ggtTGAAAAATACCGACCTAAAAAGTTGGAAGAACTTATCTCTcatgaagaaatattaaaaacaa ttaaaaaatttattgatgaGAATCAACTTCCTCATCTTCTACTTTATGGACCACCAGGCACAGGGAAAACGAGTACTATTTTAGCTTGTGCAAAGACACTTTACAAACCTGCTCAATTTAATTCTATG GTATTAGAAATGAATGCATCTGATGATAGAGGAATAGGTATAGTCAGAGGCCAAATTTTAAATTTTGCGAGTACGGGTACTATGTATAGATCTGgatttaaattgattattctCGATGAAGCAGATGCAATGACAAACGACGCCCAAAATGCTCTTAGAAGAA tTATTGAGAAGTATACAGAAAATGTAcgtttttgtattatatgtaattatctTGGTAAAATTATACCAGCTCTTCAGTCAAGATGTACTAAATTTAGATTTGGCCCTTTACAATCAGAACAAATTTTACCAAGACTTAATGAAGTTATAGAACaggaaaa TTTAAAAGTAACAGATGATGGTAAACAAGCACTAATGACATTGTGTGGTGGAGATATGAGGAAGGTATTAAATATACTTCAAAGTACTTGGCTGGCTTTTGGATCAGTTACAGAGGAAACAGTATATTCTTGTGTTGGACATCCTCTTCCagttgatataaaaaatattgcaaactGGTTGTTAAATGAATCTTATGAACTATCTTATTGTA atctaaaaattaagaaaggaCTCGCGTTGCAAGATATACTGACTGAATTGCATCTATTTGTACataaaa ATTACATACTCATAAATTTGGTGATAAAAATGGCCGAAATCGAAAAAAGGGTAGCAGTCGGATGTAGCGAGGCAGTACAATTAAATGCTCTTGTGGCGGCTTTTCACCAAGCACGAGAGATAGATTTTTGA
- the LOC127065443 gene encoding 26S proteasome non-ATPase regulatory subunit 6-like, which produces MGTKSERLGNDAELLRDQTPEYMLLPKMRFRLSLSEFWGDEELKNSFLDIIKRNNMAPYYQDVCQDFYWEMDANLYNEMHQVNVVTWEELEAGNTNLNIEEDTKGNWRDMLDYACKIGDTDRANSIATSIFEDTNNSSGVRAEAAFCLFRIAYFKSNVLSMGKAVKNINDLMEVSCNMGSNWCCRNKLKAYEALYCLAVRNFARAVSLLLDCIPTFESYELLPFKDIVQYTVLAGMISLSRSDLDKRFNNNGILQQSLMIECSAYMDYLNSLYDCHYADFFQHLAWIEMEMKFDPLLRPHYQYYVREMRIKAYSQLLQAYRTLSLNRMAIEFGVTEDYIEQEMARFIANGRLHCKIDKVSGTVVTVSASGCDRGQPPDASCDRGLVYQNTIKRGDIKNSSSMAHRIFLQRSSAISKAITNVTHKFDYLLVLDFEATCEKNSLIVPQEIIEFPCIVLSTHDFEIKNVFHRYVKPRVNPNLTTFCTELTGIMQEMVDNEPYFPIIFSQFCIWLKDNNYFDPLDKSAFVTCGNWDLKVMLPNQCAIDNLPLPKEFNQWINLKEIFCISCKYFPRNLMDMLSHLKLSMTGRLHSGINDVENMVKIIQALNNIYKAQFKITNKLDKKNILI; this is translated from the exons atgGGTACCAAAAGTGAAAGATTAGGAAACGATGCGGAATTACTACGTGATCAAACACCAGAATATATGTTACTACCTAAAATGAGATTCAGGTTGAGTTTGAGCGAATTTTGGGGAgatgaagaattaaaaaattccttCTTAGATATTATAAAGCGTAACAATATGGCACCATATTACCAAGATGTGTGTCAAGATTTCTATTGGGAAATGGATGCAAATTTGTACAATGAAATGCATCAGGTTAACGTAGTAACGTGGGAAGAATTAGAAGCGGGTAATACGAATTTGAATATAGAGGAAGATACTAAAGGAAATTGGAGAGATATGCTTGATTACGCATGTAAGATCGGTGACACCGATCGTGCTAATAGTATTGCAACTTCTATATTCGAAGATACGAATAATTCATCCGGGGTCAGAGCAGAAGCAGCCTTCTGTCTTTTTCGAATAGCTTATTTCAAAAGCAACGTATTATCTATGGGCAAGGCAGTCAAGAATATTAACGACTTGATGGAag TATCCTGCAATATGGGTAGCAATTGGTGTTGTCGAAATAAATTGAAGGCATACGAAGCGCTCTATTGTTTAGCAGTAAGAAATTTCGCACGTGCCGTGTCTCTTTTATTAGACTGCATTCCTACCTTCGAATCGTACGAATTGTTACCATTCAAGGATATCGTACAGTATACTGTCCTGGCTGGTATGATCTCTTTATCAAGATCAGACCTTGATAAACGATTCAATAATAATGGTATCCTACAACAATCTTTAATGATCGAATGTTCAGCTTACATGGATTACTTAAACAGTCTTTATGATTGTCATTACGCTGATTTCTTTCAACATCTCGCATGGATcgaaatggaaatgaaatttgatcctcttcttcgtccacATTATCAGTATTACGTTCGAGAGATGCGTATAAAAGCGTATTCGCAACTTTTACAGGCATATCGTACGCTCAGTTTAAATCGTATGGCTATCGAATTTGGTGTTACTGAGGATTATATAGAACAGGAAATGGCACGATTCATCGCGAATGGCAGATTACattgtaaaattgataaagttTCTGGTACTGTGGTTACCGTTAGCGCATCCGGTTGTGACAGAGGACAACCGCCTGATGCTAGCTGCGATCGAGGATTGGTTTATCaaaatacgataaaacgtGGTGATAT TAAAAATTCTTCAAGTATGGCTCATCGAATCTTTTTACAACGTTCTAGTGCAATTTCAAAAGCAATAACCAACGTTACGCACAAATTTGATTATTTGCTGGTACTTGACTTTGAAGCTACCTGTGAGAAAAACTCCTTGATAGTGCCTCAAGAGATCATTGAATTTCCTTGCATAGTATTAAGCACACACGACTTTGAAATCAAGAATGTTTTCCACCGGTATGTCAAACCCAGGGTAAATCCTAATCTCACGACCTTCTGCACGGAATTAACTGGAATAATGCAAGAAATGGTCGACAATGAACCTTACTTTCCAATTATATTCTCTCAGTTTTGTATCTGGTTAAAGGATAATAATTACTTTGATCCACTTGATAAAAGTGCTTTTGTAACATGTGGTAATTGGGATTTAAAAGTAATGTTACCTAATCAATGTGCTATAGACAACTTACCATTACCAAAAGAATTTAATCAATGGATAaacttgaaagaaatattctgtatttcatgtaaatattttcctcGTAATTTAATGGATATGCTTTCTCATTTGAAACTTTCGATGACTGGTAGACTACACTCTGGCATCAATGATGTAGAAAACATGGTCAAAATAATTCAAGCTTTGAACAACATATATAAAGCACAATTTAAGATTACTAATAAGttggataagaaaaatattctaatttaa
- the LOC127065442 gene encoding replication factor C subunit 5 isoform X2 — protein sequence MTSDNETTTNLPWVEKYRPKKLEELISHEEILKTIKKFIDENQLPHLLLYGPPGTGKTSTILACAKTLYKPAQFNSMVLEMNASDDRGIGIVRGQILNFASTGTMYRSGFKLIILDEADAMTNDAQNALRRIIEKYTENVRFCIICNYLGKIIPALQSRCTKFRFGPLQSEQILPRLNEVIEQENLKVTDDGKQALMTLCGGDMRKVLNILQSTWLAFGSVTEETVYSCVGHPLPVDIKNIANWLLNESYELSYCNLKIKKGLALQDILTELHLFVHKIEFPDYILINLVIKMAEIEKRVAVGCSEAVQLNALVAAFHQAREIDF from the exons ATGACTTCTGATAATGAAACGACTACGAATTTACCATG ggtTGAAAAATACCGACCTAAAAAGTTGGAAGAACTTATCTCTcatgaagaaatattaaaaacaa ttaaaaaatttattgatgaGAATCAACTTCCTCATCTTCTACTTTATGGACCACCAGGCACAGGGAAAACGAGTACTATTTTAGCTTGTGCAAAGACACTTTACAAACCTGCTCAATTTAATTCTATG GTATTAGAAATGAATGCATCTGATGATAGAGGAATAGGTATAGTCAGAGGCCAAATTTTAAATTTTGCGAGTACGGGTACTATGTATAGATCTGgatttaaattgattattctCGATGAAGCAGATGCAATGACAAACGACGCCCAAAATGCTCTTAGAAGAA tTATTGAGAAGTATACAGAAAATGTAcgtttttgtattatatgtaattatctTGGTAAAATTATACCAGCTCTTCAGTCAAGATGTACTAAATTTAGATTTGGCCCTTTACAATCAGAACAAATTTTACCAAGACTTAATGAAGTTATAGAACaggaaaa TTTAAAAGTAACAGATGATGGTAAACAAGCACTAATGACATTGTGTGGTGGAGATATGAGGAAGGTATTAAATATACTTCAAAGTACTTGGCTGGCTTTTGGATCAGTTACAGAGGAAACAGTATATTCTTGTGTTGGACATCCTCTTCCagttgatataaaaaatattgcaaactGGTTGTTAAATGAATCTTATGAACTATCTTATTGTA atctaaaaattaagaaaggaCTCGCGTTGCAAGATATACTGACTGAATTGCATCTATTTGTACataaaa ttgAATTCCCAGATTACATACTCATAAATTTGGTGATAAAAATGGCCGAAATCGAAAAAAGGGTAGCAGTCGGATGTAGCGAGGCAGTACAATTAAATGCTCTTGTGGCGGCTTTTCACCAAGCACGAGAGATAGATTTTTGA
- the LOC127065442 gene encoding replication factor C subunit 5 isoform X3 produces the protein MTSDNETTTNLPWVEKYRPKKLEELISHEEILKTIKKFIDENQLPHLLLYGPPGTGKTSTILACAKTLYKPAQFNSMVLEMNASDDRGIGIVRGQILNFASTGTMYRSGFKLIILDEADAMTNDAQNALRRIIEKYTENVRFCIICNYLGKIIPALQSRCTKFRFGPLQSEQILPRLNEVIEQENLKVTDDGKQALMTLCGGDMRKVLNILQSTWLAFGSVTEETVYSCVGHPLPVDIKNIANWLLNESYELSYCKIQDLKIKKGLALQDILTELHLFVHKNYILINLVIKMAEIEKRVAVGCSEAVQLNALVAAFHQAREIDF, from the exons ATGACTTCTGATAATGAAACGACTACGAATTTACCATG ggtTGAAAAATACCGACCTAAAAAGTTGGAAGAACTTATCTCTcatgaagaaatattaaaaacaa ttaaaaaatttattgatgaGAATCAACTTCCTCATCTTCTACTTTATGGACCACCAGGCACAGGGAAAACGAGTACTATTTTAGCTTGTGCAAAGACACTTTACAAACCTGCTCAATTTAATTCTATG GTATTAGAAATGAATGCATCTGATGATAGAGGAATAGGTATAGTCAGAGGCCAAATTTTAAATTTTGCGAGTACGGGTACTATGTATAGATCTGgatttaaattgattattctCGATGAAGCAGATGCAATGACAAACGACGCCCAAAATGCTCTTAGAAGAA tTATTGAGAAGTATACAGAAAATGTAcgtttttgtattatatgtaattatctTGGTAAAATTATACCAGCTCTTCAGTCAAGATGTACTAAATTTAGATTTGGCCCTTTACAATCAGAACAAATTTTACCAAGACTTAATGAAGTTATAGAACaggaaaa TTTAAAAGTAACAGATGATGGTAAACAAGCACTAATGACATTGTGTGGTGGAGATATGAGGAAGGTATTAAATATACTTCAAAGTACTTGGCTGGCTTTTGGATCAGTTACAGAGGAAACAGTATATTCTTGTGTTGGACATCCTCTTCCagttgatataaaaaatattgcaaactGGTTGTTAAATGAATCTTATGAACTATCTTATTGTA AAATACAAGatctaaaaattaagaaaggaCTCGCGTTGCAAGATATACTGACTGAATTGCATCTATTTGTACataaaa ATTACATACTCATAAATTTGGTGATAAAAATGGCCGAAATCGAAAAAAGGGTAGCAGTCGGATGTAGCGAGGCAGTACAATTAAATGCTCTTGTGGCGGCTTTTCACCAAGCACGAGAGATAGATTTTTGA
- the LOC127065442 gene encoding replication factor C subunit 5 isoform X1 — MTSDNETTTNLPWVEKYRPKKLEELISHEEILKTIKKFIDENQLPHLLLYGPPGTGKTSTILACAKTLYKPAQFNSMVLEMNASDDRGIGIVRGQILNFASTGTMYRSGFKLIILDEADAMTNDAQNALRRIIEKYTENVRFCIICNYLGKIIPALQSRCTKFRFGPLQSEQILPRLNEVIEQENLKVTDDGKQALMTLCGGDMRKVLNILQSTWLAFGSVTEETVYSCVGHPLPVDIKNIANWLLNESYELSYCKIQDLKIKKGLALQDILTELHLFVHKIEFPDYILINLVIKMAEIEKRVAVGCSEAVQLNALVAAFHQAREIDF, encoded by the exons ATGACTTCTGATAATGAAACGACTACGAATTTACCATG ggtTGAAAAATACCGACCTAAAAAGTTGGAAGAACTTATCTCTcatgaagaaatattaaaaacaa ttaaaaaatttattgatgaGAATCAACTTCCTCATCTTCTACTTTATGGACCACCAGGCACAGGGAAAACGAGTACTATTTTAGCTTGTGCAAAGACACTTTACAAACCTGCTCAATTTAATTCTATG GTATTAGAAATGAATGCATCTGATGATAGAGGAATAGGTATAGTCAGAGGCCAAATTTTAAATTTTGCGAGTACGGGTACTATGTATAGATCTGgatttaaattgattattctCGATGAAGCAGATGCAATGACAAACGACGCCCAAAATGCTCTTAGAAGAA tTATTGAGAAGTATACAGAAAATGTAcgtttttgtattatatgtaattatctTGGTAAAATTATACCAGCTCTTCAGTCAAGATGTACTAAATTTAGATTTGGCCCTTTACAATCAGAACAAATTTTACCAAGACTTAATGAAGTTATAGAACaggaaaa TTTAAAAGTAACAGATGATGGTAAACAAGCACTAATGACATTGTGTGGTGGAGATATGAGGAAGGTATTAAATATACTTCAAAGTACTTGGCTGGCTTTTGGATCAGTTACAGAGGAAACAGTATATTCTTGTGTTGGACATCCTCTTCCagttgatataaaaaatattgcaaactGGTTGTTAAATGAATCTTATGAACTATCTTATTGTA AAATACAAGatctaaaaattaagaaaggaCTCGCGTTGCAAGATATACTGACTGAATTGCATCTATTTGTACataaaa ttgAATTCCCAGATTACATACTCATAAATTTGGTGATAAAAATGGCCGAAATCGAAAAAAGGGTAGCAGTCGGATGTAGCGAGGCAGTACAATTAAATGCTCTTGTGGCGGCTTTTCACCAAGCACGAGAGATAGATTTTTGA